From Diospyros lotus cultivar Yz01 chromosome 4, ASM1463336v1, whole genome shotgun sequence, a single genomic window includes:
- the LOC127799683 gene encoding uncharacterized protein LOC127799683 encodes MELNKSWINISNRLDPRYEQGIQEFIQFAYRHKSPGASIYCPCIKCVNRYFHKRDVVEEHLILNGFDTNYIIWTVHGELYVPRHSREEFQDQECNIGDDMVGMIHDAHGVPINNAGSSEEATRFYELLEKAETELWPGCKNFTTLSFIVRLQHLKVLGGLSDKIFDMLLELLNEAFPEGVSLPRSYREAKKLSEDLGFKYYKYDACPNNCMLFWKDASKLDICTFCGESRYKEYEVHVDDDITKMKKVASKQVRHFPLISRLQRLFMSNKTASLMRWHEEGRTKDGIMRHPADSLAWQSFDEQHPKFAEDSRNVRLGLASNGFNPFRTMTISYSIWPVVLMPYNLPPWLCMKQPYFILSLLIDGPRAPGDNIDVFLQPLIQELQELWNEGIETYDASRKEMFHMHATLLWTINDFPAYANLSGWSTRGRVACPCCMKEIESKWLKHGGKFCYMGHRRFLEDMSHHFRLDKKNFDGTIENRVAPPQLSGYDVFKDVEFVKKMYGNRENSGASVGRGMGGWKKHSIFFELPYWQDNLIRHNLDVMHIEKNVCDNIIWTLLNVSGKSKDNLKARLDLKELGIRKKLHPEDRLSGKKYLPPTSFTLNREQKHIFLKVLKSIKSPDGFSSNISRRVQLKEHTMSGLKSHDNHVLMQHLLPLAIRRVFKRKYVSKTLIELCNYFKQLCSKNITVDECNQLRSRIILVLCHLEKIFLPSFFNIMEHLVVHLPDEVQIAGPVMFRWMYPVERFLLTLKKYVRTRSHPEGSIAEGYLAEECLTFCARYLDDVETKFNRPVRNYEGAHGQPIPKKGKLVTLDEISLQQAHRYVLANCSTISSYRE; translated from the exons atggagCTGAATAAGAGTTGGATTAACATATCAAACAGGCTAGATCCTCGATACGAACAAGGAATTCAGGAGTTTATTCAGTTTGCCTATAGACATAAGTCTCCTGGGGCAAGCATATATTGTCCGTGTATTAAATGTGTTAACAGATATTTTCATAAACGAGATGTTGTGGAGGAACATCTCATTTTGAATGGGTTTGacactaattacataatatgGACGGTTCATGGAGAGTTATATGTGCCTCGTCATAGTCGAGAAGAATTTCAAGATCAGGAATGTaatattggagatgatatggtgggaatGATACATGATGCACATGGAGTTCCCATAAACAATGCTGGAAGTAGTGAAGAAGCTACGAGATTCTATGAATTGTTGGAGAAGGCAGAAACAGAGTTATGGCCTGgttgtaagaacttcacgacaTTATCATTTATTGTTCGTTTACAACACTTGAAGGTATTGGGTGGGTTGTcggataaaatatttgatatgttgcttgagttgttgaatgaGGCATTTCCAGAAGGAGTGTCATTGCCACGATCGTATCGGGAGGCTAAGAAATTGAGTGAGGATTTAGGTTTTAAGTACTATAAGTACGATGCATGCCCTAACAATTGTATGCTCTTTTGGAAAGATGCATCAAAGTTGGATATATGTACTTTTTGTGGAGAGTCAAGGTATAAAGAATACGAGGTGCACGTGGACGACGATATAACGAAGATGAAAAAAGTCGCTTCTAAACAAGTACGACACTTTCCTTTGATTTCGAGACTGCAAAGATTGTTTATGTCTAACAAAACAGCATCGTTAATGAGGTGGCATGAAGAAGGTAGAACAAAGGATGGTATAATGAGGCACCCTGCTGATTCATTAGCTTGGCAATCTTTTGATGAACAACATCCAAAATTCGCTGAAGATAGTCGCAATGTTAGACTTGGGTTGGCTTCTAATGGGTTTAATCCGTTTCGAACAATGACCATTAGCTATAGCATTTGGCCAGTTGTGTTAATGCCATATAATCTACCGCCTTGGTTATGTATGAAACAACCTTACTTCATCTTGTCTTTATTGATTGATGGACCTCGTGCACCAGGAGACAATATTGATGTGTTTCTGCAACCGTTGATTCAAGAGTTACAAGAATTATGGAACGAAGGGATAGAAACTTATGATGcttcaagaaaagaaatgttTCACATGCATGCAACATTGTTGTGGACGATTAATGATTTTCCTGCGTATGCTAATTTATCTGGATGGAGTACTCGAGGAAGAGTTGCTTGTCCTTGTTGCATGAAAGAGATAGAGTCCAAATGGTTAAAACATGGTGGTAAGTTTTGTTATATGGGTCACCGTAGATTCTTGGAGGACATGAGTCATCATTTTCGGTTAGACAAGAAGAATTTTGATGGGACTATTGAAAACCGTGTTGCTCCTCCTCAGTTATCTGGCTACGATGTATTCAAAGATGTTGAATTTGTTAAGAAGATGTATGGAAACCGTGAGAATTCTGGCGCTAGTGTTGGGAGAGGAATGGGTGGTTGGAAAAAACATAGTATATTCTTTGAGCTTCCATATTGGCAAGACAATTTGATCCGACATAATCTCGACGTCATGcacattgagaaaaatgtttgtgACAACATAATTTGGACGTTATTAAATGTTTCAGGTAAATCAAAGGACAACTTGAAAGCACGTCTTGATTTGAAAGAACTAGGGATAAGAAAAAAGTTGCATCCTGAAGATCGTTTAAGTGGGAAGAAGTATTTACCTCCTACATCTTTCACGTTGAATCgagaacaaaaacatatatttttgaaagtattgaaaagtataaaatcACCCGATGGATTCTCATCAAACATATCACGTCGTGTCCAACTCAAAGAACACACAATGAGTGGACTTAAGAGCCATGACAATCATGTTTTGATGCAACATTTGCTTCCATTGGCAATTAGGAGGGTGTTCAAGAGAAAGTATGTCagtaaaactttgattgaattATGCAATTACTTTAAACAGTTGTGTTCTAAAAACATTACAGTTGACGAGTGTAACCAATTGAGGTCACGCATTATATTGGTGCTTTGTCACCTCGAGAAAATATTTCTACCGAGCTTCTTCAATATAATGGAGCATTTAGTTGTTCACCTGCCTGACGAAGTCCAAATTGCGGGACCGGTAATGTTTCGGTGGATGTATCCAGTCGAGAG GTTCTTATTGACATTGAAAAAGTATGTAAGGACTAGAAGTCATCCAGAAGGATCTATTGCTGAAGGTTACTTGGCAGAAGAGTGTTTGACTTTTTGTGCAAGGTATTTGGATGATGTGGAAACAAAGTTTAATAGGCCGGTTCGAAATTATGAGGGTGCACATGGTCAACCTATCCCAAAAAAGGGGAAATTAGTCACATTGGATGAGATTTCATTGCAACAAGCCCATCGTTATGTGCTAGCaaattgtagtacaatttcATCTTATCGAGAGTAA
- the LOC127799682 gene encoding uncharacterized protein LOC127799682 codes for MMTTIPFLILHTVMIMISNIEVACICLPCIIFNDVAITLMAPKRQTRWPFGSMSRSIDSHHDDSQSVPSHHPNPNPVPPHLHHPEEDLIHSQSNPQNSHSQQGTSSMSSTAKKGRGISRQISKWGKEKIHIEFDAQGQPVGEMATKLETQLGVMVRNIAPLTFTDWRSPGMEPYKERIWQEVLDNTDVPTTWRSICLQHASKKWREYKATLKRHYDCHETDKARLSKIPPGVDPEQWKVLVEYWGCEQAQERSVTNRANRDKQKMGHTSGRRSHPQVRHQMTIESGDEPDRIKLFRKTHTKKSGEIVDSTSSYIIEQMDERLSQIPTDEQTPDSVEDVFTQILGKDGHGRVRMGGLGTCPTKVRQRQQYQVPQEQYDQMRAQITAELEEKFQVQIQSQVQMQVRAILEAMGHIPPAPDNTPQPRQPSSYASASATHASTPSPEAECAGLSIPECDHHLEISEFVHLMNRRIPHHIVAEAIIVSIDPTKSVGGVELGNEFVEINIQKVLKPLYPLPRQFSGMRVLRDVNNSKTTIPWRVSDIEKI; via the exons ATGATGACGACAATTCCATTCCTTATACTGCACACAGTGATGATAATGATTTCTAATATTGAAGTGGCATGTATATGTCTTCCttgcataatatttaatgatgtg GCAATTACATTGATGGCACCTAAGAGGCAGACTCGTTGGCCATTTGGATCCATGTCACGTAGTATAGATTCACACCACGATGATTCACAATCAGTTCCATCCCATcatccaaacccaaacccaGTCCCGCCACATCTACATCATCCCGAAGAGGACTtgatccactcacaatccaacccCCAAAACTCACATAGTCAGCaag GTACAAGCTCTATGTCATCTACtgccaagaaaggaagaggaatatcaagacaaatttcaaagtggggaaaggagaagattcatattgaatttgatgctCAAGGACAACCAGTTGGGGAGATGGCAACTAAGTTGGAAACCCAACTAGGTGTGATGGTAAGGAATATTGCTCCCCTTACATTTACTGATTGGAGATCACCGGGGATGGAACCATATAAGGAGCGCATCTGGCAAGAGGTCTTG GATAACACTGATGTACCCACAACATGGAGATCAATTTGCTTGCAACAtgcttccaagaagtggagagaataCAAAGCCACCTTGAAGAGGCATTATGATTGTCATGAGACAGATAAGGCTCGCCTGTCAAAAATACCGCCTGGGGTGGACCCAGAACAGTGGAAGGTTCTTGTGGAGTATTGGGGATGTGAGCAAGCAcag GAACGTAGTGTGACAAATCGTGCCAATCGagataagcaaaagatgggtcacaccagcggtaggcgatcacatcctcaggttagacaccag atgactattgaaagtggagatgagCCAGATAGAATCAAGCTCTTTAGAaagacacacaccaaaaagagcggagagatagtagactctacatcttcatatataatc gaacaaatggatgaaaggttGTCACAAATACCCACAGATGAACAAACCCCAGATTCGGTAGAGGatgtctttactcaaatactagGCAAAGATGGGCATGGCAGGGTAAGGATGGGAGGACTTGGAACATGCCCAACTAAGGTTAGACAAAGACAACAGTATCAAGTGCCTCAAGAGCAATATGACCAAATGCGTGCACAAATTACTGCCgagctagaagaaaaatttcaagttcaaatccaaagtcaagttcaaatgcaagttcGTGCAATACTTGAGGCAATGGGACATATACCACCAGCTCCAGACAATACACCACAACCGAGACAG ccatCTTCATATGCTAGTGCTTCTGCCACACATGCAAGCACACCATCACCCGAAGCTGAATGCGCTGGATTATCGATACCAGAATGTGATCATCATTTAGAG ATTAgtgaatttgttcacttgatgaataGACGAATACCTCACCACATTGTTGCTGAGGCAATTATTGTGTCCATTGATCCAACCAAGTCTGTAGGGGGAGTAGAGCTAGGTAatgaatttgttgaaattaatATTCAGAAAGTGCTTAAGCCTTTATATCCATTGCCTCGACAATTTTCTGGGATGCGTGTTTTGAGGGATGTTAATAACAGTAAAACTACGATACCATGGAGGGTCTCAGAT atcgaaaaaatatga
- the LOC127800053 gene encoding purine permease 3-like — protein MGMDQGLSRKMRRVFLVLNVILLAIGNCGGPLIMRLYFLHGGARIWLSSWLETGGWPINFIPLLAAYLQRRRKQGLAATAVLIKPPVFWAAAVIGVLTGFDDYLYAYGLAKLPVSTSSLIIASQLGFTALFAFLLVKQKFTSYTVNAIVLLTIGAGVLALHTSGDRPKGESNKDYSMGFAMTVAASALYGLILPMVELTYKKAKQAVTYTLVLEIQVVMCFFATLVCTVGMAINNDFRAIAREGRGFELGETKYYVVLFFSGIIWQCFFLGAIGVIFSGSSLLSAIVIAVLLPVTEVLAVIFYKEKFQAEKGVSLVLSLWGFVSYFFGEIKHDNQKSTETQPLETEMSQSTVANIP, from the exons ATGGGGATGGATCAAGGCCTCAGCAGGAAGATGAGAAGAGTTTTCCTCGTACTCAACGTCATCCTCCTCGCCATAGGCAACTGCGGCGGCCCTCTCATCATGCGCCTCTACTTCCTCCACGGCGGCGCTCGAATCTGGCTCTCCAGCTGGCTCGAAACCGGCGGCTGGCCTATCAATTTCATCCCCCTTCTTGCCGCCTACCTCCAACGCCGCCGCAAGCAAGGCTTGGCCGCCACCGCCGTCCTCATCAAGCCCCCCGTCTTCTGGGCGGCCGCCGTCATCGGCGTCCTCACCGGCTTCGACGACTACCTCTACGCCTACGGTCTGGCGAAGCTCCCGGTGTCCACTTCGTCGCTGATCATCGCCTCCCAGCTGGGCTTCACGGCGCTCTTCGCCTTCCTCCTGGTGAAGCAGAAGTTCACGTCGTACACCGTGAACGCCATCGTGTTGCTGACCATCGGTGCCGGAGTTTTGGCTCTGCACACGAGCGGCGATAGGCCGAAGGGCGAGTCGAACAAGGACTACTCCATGGGGTTCGCGATGACGGTGGCCGCGTCGGCGTTGTACGGGCTGATTCTGCCGATGGTGGAGCTGACGTACAAGAAGGCGAAGCAGGCCGTGACCTACACGCTGGTGTTGGAAATTCAGGTGGTCATGTGTTTCTTTGCCACTCTTGTTTGTACCGTCGGCATGGCCATTAACAATGACTTCagg GCCATTGCGAGAGAAGGAAGAGGGTTTGAGCTGGGAGAGACCAAGTATTACGTGGTGTTGTTTTTCAGTGGCATAATCTGGCAGTGCTTCTTCCTAGGCGCAATAGGAGTCATCTTCTCCGGCTCGTCTCTACTCTCTGCAATCGTTATCGCCGTTCTTCTCCCGGTGACAGAAGTCTTGGCCGTCATATTCTACAAAGAGAAGTTTCAGGCGGAGAAAGGCGTTTCTCTGGTTCTGTCTCTGTGGGGTTTTGTTTCCTACTTCTTTGGCGAGATCAAACATGACAATCAGAAGAGTACCGAAACTCAACCGCTGGAGACTGAGATGTCACAGAGCACTGTGGCCAATATCCCATGA